One Felis catus isolate Fca126 chromosome D1, F.catus_Fca126_mat1.0, whole genome shotgun sequence DNA segment encodes these proteins:
- the LOC101091225 gene encoding olfactory receptor 5B2-like: protein MKNRTDVTNFILLGLTDNPELQFPLFIMFTLIYLVTLIGNLGMIVLILLDSRLHTPMYFFLSNLSLVDFCYSSTVTPKVMAGLLTGDKLISYNACAAQMFFFAVFATVENYLLASMAYDRYAAVCKPLHYTTTMTTGLCARLAIGSYACGVLNASINIGDTFSLSFCVSNVVHHFFCDIPAVMTLTCSDKHKSELILVFISSFNVFFALFVIFISYLFIFTTILKIHSGEGYQKALSTCVSHLITVSIFYGTVIIMYLQPSSSHSMDTDKIASVFYTVLIPMLNPVVYSLRNKEVKNAFKKVVKKANFSLGFVLMK, encoded by the coding sequence ATGAAGAATCGTACAGACGTGACCAATTTCATCCTGCTGGGACTAACCGATAACCCAGAACTGCAGTTTCCTCTCTTTATAATGTTCACGCTCATCTACCTCGTCACTCTGATTGGAAACCTGGGGATGATCGTGCTGATCTTGCTGGACTCTCGTCTCCACACTCCTATGTATTTCTTCCTCAGTAACCTGTCTCTGGTTGACTTTTGTTACTCCTCAACAGTCACTCCCAAGGTCATGGCTGGGCTCCTAACGGGAGACAAGCTCATCTCCTACAATGCATGTGCTGCCCAGATGTTCTTTTTTGCAGTCTTTGCCACTGTGGAAAATTACCTCTTGGCCTcaatggcctatgaccgctatgcAGCAGTGTGCAAACCCCTCCATTACACCACCACCATGACGACAGGTTTGTGTGCTCGTCTGGCCATAGGCTCCTATGCCTGTGGCGTCTTAAATGCCTCTATAAACATTGGAGACACCTTtagtctctctttctgtgtgtccaATGTGGTTCATCACTTTTTCTGTGATATTCCAGCTGTCATGACTTTGACGTGCTCTGATAAACACAAAAGTGAGCTGATTCTTGTTTTTATCTCAAGCTTCAATGTCTTTTTTGCACTTTTTGTCATCTTTATTTCCTACCTGTTCATATTTACTACCATTCTGAAGATACACTCAGGTGAGGGATACCAGAAGGCTTTATCCACCTGTGTGTCTCACCTCATTACAGTTTCCATATTTTATGGGACAGTCATCATCATGTACTTACAGCCAAGTTCCAGCCATTCCATGGACACAGACAAAATCGCATCCGTGTTCTACACTGTGCTCATCCCCATGCTGAACCCTGTGGTCTATAGTCTGAGGAACAAAGAGGTCAAGAATGCATTCAAAAAGGTtgttaaaaaggcaaatttttcTCTAGGTTTTGTCTTAATGAAGTAG
- the LOC101091477 gene encoding olfactory receptor 5B3-like, whose product MDNRTKVTQFILLGLTSDPELQVPLFIVFTLIYLITLVGNLGIIVLILLDSRLHTPMYFFLSNLSLVDLCYSTAVTPKVMAGLLMGDKVISYNACAAQMFFFAAFATVESYLLASMAYDRYAAVCKPLHYTTTMTTGVCACLAIGSYTCGFLNASIHTGDTFRLSFCMSNVIHHFFCDVPAVVVLSCSDRRVSELVLVYVVSFNSFFALMVILISYIFIFITILKMHSSTGYQKALSTCASHLSAVSIFYGTLIFMYLQPSSSHSMDTDKMASVFYTMVIPMLNPVVYSLRNKEVKSALMKVISETKLSLRL is encoded by the coding sequence ATGGATAACAGGACAAAAGTGACGCAGTTCATCTTGCTGGGACTAACCAGTGATCCAGAACTGCAGGTTCCCCTCTTTATCGTGTTCACCCTCATCTACCTCATCACTCTGGTTGGAAACCTGGGGATAATAGTGTTGATTCTGTTGGACTCTCGTCTCCACActcccatgtactttttcctcaGTAACCTGTCTCTGGTGGACCTTTGTTACTCTACAGCTGTCACTCCCAAGGTCATGGCTGGATTACTTATGGGAGACAAGGTCATCTCCTACAATGCATGTGCTGCTCAGATGTTCTTTTTTGCAGCCTTTGCCACTGTGGAGAGTTACCTGTTGGCTTcaatggcctatgaccgctatgcAGCAGTGTGCAAACCCCTCCATTACACCACCACCATGACgacaggtgtgtgtgcatgtctggcCATAGGTTCCTACACCTGTGGTTTCCTGAATGCCTCTATCCACACTGGAGACACGTTCAGACTCTCCTTTTGTATGTCCAATGTGATTCATCATTTTTTCTGTGATGTGCCTGCAGTCGTGGTTCTTTCTTGCTCTGATAGACGTGTCAGTGAGCTGGTTCTTGTTTATGTAGTGAGCTTCAACAGCTTTTTTGCTCTCATGGTCATCTTGATTTCCTACATATTCATATTTATCACCATCCTAAAGATGCACTCATCTACAGGATATCAGAAGGCTTTATCTACCTGTGCTTCTCACCTCTCTGCAGTCTCCATCTTCTATGGGACACTCATTTTTATGTACTTACAGCCCAGTTCCAGCCATTCCATGGACACAGACAAAATGGCATCTGTGTTCTACACCATGGTCATCCCCATGCTGAACCCTGTGGTCTATAGCCTGAGGAACAAAGAGGTTAAGAGTGCACTCATGAAGGTCATTTCAGAGACAAAATTATCTTTAAGATTGTGA